A single Paenibacillus kribbensis DNA region contains:
- a CDS encoding response regulator transcription factor: MRSTVLIIDDDEKIVSMLRRGLAFEGYEVLTAANGAEGLNKMLTAEPDVVVLDVMMPQVDGFEVCRRMREGGSTVPVLMLTAKDEVENRVKGLDLGADDYLVKPFALEELLARVRALLRRKTEQQDNNGNRLTFEDLQLDNESREVFRGGNRLELTAKEFELLHLFMQNPKRVLSRDLIMDKIWGYDYSGESNVLEVYIAMLRQKTEQDGGKRLIRTIRGAGYILRGDV; encoded by the coding sequence ATGCGTTCTACCGTTCTGATAATTGATGATGATGAGAAAATTGTGTCCATGCTGCGCAGAGGTTTGGCTTTCGAGGGCTATGAAGTGCTGACTGCTGCCAACGGAGCAGAAGGATTGAATAAAATGCTGACAGCTGAGCCTGATGTTGTCGTGCTGGATGTCATGATGCCGCAGGTGGATGGTTTTGAGGTATGCCGTCGCATGCGTGAGGGCGGAAGCACGGTGCCCGTCCTGATGCTTACAGCCAAGGACGAGGTGGAGAACCGGGTTAAGGGCTTGGATTTGGGGGCCGACGATTATCTCGTCAAGCCGTTTGCACTGGAAGAACTGCTGGCACGTGTGCGGGCGCTTTTGCGGCGTAAAACCGAACAGCAGGACAATAACGGAAACCGGCTTACCTTCGAGGACCTGCAACTGGATAACGAATCACGTGAAGTGTTTCGTGGCGGCAATCGTTTGGAGCTGACAGCAAAAGAATTTGAGCTGCTCCATCTATTTATGCAAAATCCGAAGCGTGTGCTGTCACGCGATTTGATTATGGACAAAATTTGGGGCTATGACTATAGCGGGGAATCGAATGTGCTGGAGGTGTATATTGCCATGCTGCGCCAAAAAACGGAACAGGATGGCGGCAAACGACTCATTCGCACCATACGGGGAGCCGGTTATATTTTAAGAGGTGA
- a CDS encoding S1C family serine protease: MDEFKNNNSGRRNDNDQVDADRTIRQNESSGSSYYYSYGPFSSVQSDGQRKEEQLMEKDVEITPPQAVRPFPPSYHRAVPEQQDGSGRNGGNWQFKPNKPKSQIKTIFLSFLAGMLVITVLMYTADRTNMFTPETALTSAAAESGETTNSGSTGSAPSAVPAVMPSGTADVQSVVEKAGPAVVKIETLAKQSSGRQSSPYFNDPLYQYFFGNQYGDSNGNSDGNSSNRNDSSNSGQLTPLGIGSGFIFDKSGYVLTNNHVVEGASVVQVTVEGTNKPYEAKVLGKNADLDLAVLKIDGKNNFPTVTLGNSDNAKVGEWMVAIGNPEGFEHSVTAGVLSAKERTITINSESTGNPTQYKHLIQTDASINPGNSGGPLLNLRGQVIGMNVAVSADAQGIGFAIPSNTILEVVDKLKNNQPIPKEPVPFIGASLLNLSPEVAKELGTSQTEGSVVRDIVYKSPAYQADLRPYDVIIGANGKPYSTSQELIQFIQTQKVGTALTLNIERAGQKKDIQLKIGNKNDFSSTLQQ, encoded by the coding sequence ATGGACGAATTCAAAAATAATAATTCCGGACGCCGGAACGACAACGATCAGGTTGATGCTGATAGAACAATTCGACAAAATGAATCAAGCGGTTCCTCATATTATTATTCCTATGGCCCTTTTTCTTCAGTTCAATCGGACGGACAACGCAAAGAAGAGCAGTTGATGGAGAAGGACGTAGAGATTACGCCACCGCAGGCAGTAAGACCTTTTCCTCCCTCCTACCATCGAGCTGTGCCTGAGCAACAGGACGGTTCAGGTCGGAATGGTGGCAACTGGCAATTCAAGCCGAATAAGCCCAAGTCACAAATCAAAACGATTTTCCTGTCTTTTTTGGCCGGAATGCTGGTTATTACGGTTTTGATGTATACAGCTGATCGAACCAATATGTTTACACCGGAGACGGCGCTAACTTCGGCGGCAGCGGAAAGCGGCGAAACGACAAATTCAGGATCGACGGGTTCTGCGCCAAGTGCAGTTCCGGCTGTGATGCCTTCAGGTACTGCTGATGTTCAATCCGTTGTTGAAAAGGCGGGACCTGCGGTCGTCAAAATCGAAACGCTTGCCAAGCAGTCAAGTGGCAGACAAAGCAGCCCTTATTTTAATGACCCGCTGTACCAATACTTCTTTGGAAATCAGTATGGAGACAGCAATGGTAATAGCGATGGAAACAGCAGTAATAGGAACGACAGCAGCAACAGCGGACAACTGACCCCGCTTGGTATCGGTTCCGGGTTTATTTTTGATAAATCGGGCTATGTTCTGACCAACAACCATGTTGTTGAAGGTGCAAGCGTCGTTCAGGTTACTGTAGAAGGAACCAATAAACCGTATGAGGCTAAGGTGCTAGGTAAAAATGCAGACCTTGATTTGGCGGTACTTAAAATAGACGGTAAAAATAACTTCCCAACGGTAACGCTTGGGAATTCCGATAACGCTAAAGTCGGCGAGTGGATGGTAGCCATCGGTAACCCTGAAGGCTTTGAACATTCGGTCACAGCCGGAGTGTTGAGTGCAAAAGAACGTACGATCACGATTAATAGTGAATCAACTGGAAATCCGACGCAATACAAGCATCTCATACAGACGGATGCGTCCATTAATCCAGGTAACTCTGGTGGACCGCTATTGAACTTGCGAGGCCAGGTTATTGGTATGAACGTAGCTGTGAGTGCAGACGCACAGGGAATTGGTTTTGCGATTCCGTCCAATACAATTTTGGAAGTTGTCGATAAGCTGAAAAATAATCAGCCGATTCCGAAAGAACCTGTGCCTTTCATTGGTGCAAGTCTGTTAAATTTGAGCCCTGAAGTAGCCAAGGAACTGGGTACATCCCAGACTGAAGGCTCGGTTGTACGAGATATTGTTTACAAATCGCCTGCTTATCAGGCAGATCTGCGTCCTTACGATGTGATTATCGGAGCCAATGGCAAGCCTTATAGCACATCACAAGAGCTGATCCAGTTTATTCAAACACAAAAGGTAGGTACAGCACTGACGCTTAACATCGAACGGGCCGGACAGAAAAAGGACATTCAACTGAAAATAGGCAACAAAAATGATTTTAGCTCGACGCTTCAACAATAA
- a CDS encoding 3D domain-containing protein — protein sequence MRSMLVWKRILGTVLIAGCVMMSGNEVYGHKEPVQHKKWQSTPVLAPPENQVITTMTVTATGYTAGYESTGKRPNHPGYGITYSGVKVRRDKNTLSTIAADPKTFPLGSILYIPGYGYGIVADTGSAIKGNKIDLYFKTTRQVYSEWGKKDVNVQIIKKGNGKCTEKMIQSLQKAIETHKSIPSSTLDASI from the coding sequence ATGAGATCCATGTTGGTATGGAAACGGATTTTGGGCACCGTTCTCATTGCAGGCTGTGTGATGATGTCGGGTAATGAAGTATACGGTCACAAAGAACCGGTCCAGCATAAGAAATGGCAATCAACACCTGTTTTGGCCCCACCCGAAAACCAGGTCATTACGACCATGACGGTCACGGCAACAGGATATACAGCAGGCTATGAGTCCACTGGCAAACGGCCAAATCATCCCGGTTACGGTATTACGTATTCCGGTGTAAAAGTACGTCGTGACAAAAACACACTGTCCACGATTGCGGCTGATCCCAAGACGTTTCCCTTGGGCAGCATTTTGTATATTCCAGGTTACGGCTATGGCATTGTAGCAGATACAGGATCAGCAATTAAGGGCAACAAGATTGACTTGTATTTTAAAACAACCCGGCAGGTGTATTCCGAATGGGGTAAGAAAGACGTAAATGTCCAAATTATAAAAAAAGGGAACGGAAAATGTACGGAAAAGATGATACAATCGCTCCAAAAGGCGATCGAAACGCATAAATCCATTCCGAGCTCAACACTGGATGCTTCCATTTAA
- a CDS encoding putative sporulation protein YtxC, giving the protein MELFTVWTNTDGEQEADRFYEVVKSRTKGLHMSRRGFRFIFRQLENKVAWTCKGTESNSEFESFLPCVYSIMSSAIADYIIQVKEWELLDQILTKACSLLEKEDTTQIRSMIRSLVNDDGPRGRLKRHGKLTALLEKDFKELRVMNLEGLIQFRLHAYKKELEEIVDYAMEEFWADRQYEEFMGLLKYFVFFQESKVPLVHVLHQGGHDFTILDSAMVPIATPDADDIIVEMPGIELEMEVEDRIVSTLISISPASIILHTHDEHTPIVRTLLHIFEDKVKLSRLYPGQDVQK; this is encoded by the coding sequence ATGGAACTGTTTACAGTGTGGACCAATACAGATGGAGAACAGGAAGCCGATCGTTTCTACGAGGTGGTCAAAAGTAGAACCAAGGGACTACATATGTCACGGCGCGGATTTCGATTCATTTTCAGACAGCTGGAAAACAAAGTGGCATGGACCTGCAAGGGCACGGAGAGCAATTCGGAGTTTGAAAGCTTTCTTCCCTGTGTATACAGCATCATGTCTTCAGCGATAGCGGATTATATTATCCAGGTTAAGGAGTGGGAGCTGCTTGATCAAATTCTCACCAAAGCCTGTTCGCTGCTGGAGAAAGAGGACACGACCCAAATTCGCAGCATGATTCGCTCCCTGGTAAATGATGATGGACCAAGAGGACGTTTAAAGCGCCATGGTAAACTGACCGCTCTCCTGGAAAAGGATTTCAAGGAGCTTCGTGTAATGAACTTGGAAGGGCTTATTCAATTCAGACTGCATGCGTATAAAAAAGAGCTTGAAGAAATCGTCGATTATGCCATGGAGGAATTCTGGGCAGATCGGCAGTATGAAGAATTTATGGGGCTGCTCAAATACTTTGTATTTTTTCAGGAAAGTAAAGTTCCGCTCGTGCATGTGCTTCATCAAGGCGGGCATGATTTTACCATTCTCGATAGCGCCATGGTCCCTATAGCGACTCCCGACGCGGATGACATCATAGTGGAGATGCCGGGAATTGAGCTGGAAATGGAGGTCGAGGATCGAATTGTGAGCACCCTTATTTCGATCTCCCCTGCTTCCATTATATTGCATACACACGATGAGCACACCCCCATTGTGCGAACGCTGCTGCATATTTTTGAAGATAAGGTAAAGCTGAGCAGACTCTACCCAGGTCAGGATGTTCAAAAATAA
- a CDS encoding cation:proton antiporter regulatory subunit: MDIRESILPGIGIKYRIDAESGDRIVIIIHDDGRRELYHFDYEDLEQSISMTTLNDQEARQVASIIGGMTYKPKQLESVEMTFDDFIIEWYKVEPHYASVGKSIGNLDIRQNSGATIIAIMEKKGKKFVNPGPEVVINEDATVVVVGERDQQKRFKQILLNGSG, from the coding sequence ATGGATATTCGAGAGTCTATTTTGCCAGGAATCGGGATTAAGTATCGAATAGATGCTGAAAGCGGCGACCGAATTGTCATTATTATTCATGATGACGGCAGGCGTGAGTTGTACCATTTTGATTACGAGGATCTGGAACAAAGCATTTCCATGACCACCCTGAATGATCAGGAAGCGCGACAGGTGGCCTCCATCATCGGTGGCATGACGTATAAACCCAAACAGCTTGAAAGCGTAGAAATGACATTTGACGATTTTATTATCGAATGGTACAAAGTGGAGCCCCACTATGCAAGTGTTGGCAAATCAATCGGTAATCTGGATATAAGGCAAAATTCGGGCGCTACCATCATTGCTATTATGGAGAAAAAAGGGAAGAAGTTTGTAAATCCTGGCCCTGAAGTGGTTATTAATGAGGATGCCACTGTGGTCGTTGTCGGGGAACGTGATCAGCAAAAGCGGTTTAAACAAATTCTTTTGAACGGAAGCGGGTGA
- a CDS encoding cation:proton antiporter encodes MDHLVFEVGLAIALIAAAGLISSRLRFSVIPFYILIGMAVGPHAMELWHFDFRFIESAPFIDFMGRIGVLFLLFYLGLEFSVGRLIKSGRSIALGGTIYIGINFTLGLALGFLSGFPVAETLVIAGITTISSSAIAAKVLVDLKRTANAETEMILGIIMFEDVFLAVYISILSGLVLSDSSSLGGVLLSALIALGFMLAVIIIGRKAVPLLNRILRIRSNEVFGLVVFGSLFLVAGFSETIHVAEAIGALLVGLVLAETEHAKRIEHLIVPFRDFFGALFFFSFGLSIDPLSLGGNAIWLALAAVILTLFGNIWAGMLAGRTASLSPKVSANIGLTIVARGEFSIIMANLGKEGGLLDIVQPFAAIYVLILAILGPLLTKQSKPIFNMLNKIFKFKDPRLRKEESKTI; translated from the coding sequence ATGGATCATCTGGTATTTGAGGTTGGGTTGGCAATTGCTCTAATCGCTGCAGCCGGGCTTATTTCCTCCAGGCTGCGCTTCTCGGTCATCCCTTTTTATATCCTGATTGGAATGGCCGTTGGACCGCACGCGATGGAGCTATGGCATTTTGATTTCCGGTTTATCGAAAGCGCCCCGTTCATTGATTTTATGGGCAGAATCGGAGTACTGTTTCTACTCTTCTACTTGGGTCTGGAGTTTTCAGTAGGCCGCCTGATCAAATCAGGCCGCTCCATAGCTTTGGGCGGTACCATTTATATCGGCATCAATTTCACACTGGGGCTGGCTCTTGGCTTCCTAAGCGGTTTCCCCGTTGCGGAGACGCTGGTCATCGCCGGGATAACGACAATATCATCCAGTGCCATTGCTGCCAAGGTGCTGGTGGATCTCAAGCGGACCGCCAATGCCGAAACCGAAATGATTTTGGGCATTATTATGTTTGAGGATGTTTTCCTCGCCGTATACATTTCCATCCTCTCCGGACTGGTGCTCAGCGATTCATCCTCGCTCGGGGGTGTGCTGCTTTCGGCGCTGATTGCGCTTGGTTTTATGCTCGCAGTCATTATCATCGGTCGAAAGGCCGTTCCTCTGTTAAATCGGATTCTGCGAATTCGCTCCAATGAGGTATTCGGGCTTGTTGTTTTTGGCTCCCTGTTTCTGGTGGCCGGTTTTTCGGAAACGATTCATGTGGCGGAAGCCATCGGAGCCCTGCTGGTCGGCCTGGTACTGGCTGAGACAGAGCATGCCAAACGGATTGAGCATTTAATTGTGCCCTTCCGCGATTTCTTCGGCGCCCTGTTCTTCTTCAGCTTTGGACTTTCCATTGATCCGTTATCCCTCGGAGGAAACGCAATATGGCTGGCACTGGCGGCGGTCATTCTTACGCTGTTCGGTAATATTTGGGCCGGGATGCTGGCTGGACGCACGGCCTCCTTATCCCCAAAAGTATCCGCCAATATTGGTTTGACCATAGTCGCGCGCGGTGAATTTTCGATTATTATGGCCAATTTGGGTAAAGAAGGCGGTTTGCTTGATATTGTTCAGCCCTTTGCAGCCATTTATGTTCTCATACTGGCGATTCTTGGTCCGTTGCTGACCAAGCAATCCAAACCTATTTTTAATATGCTGAACAAAATATTCAAATTCAAAGACCCTCGCCTTCGAAAGGAAGAGAGTAAGACGATATAA
- a CDS encoding YitT family protein, which yields MKSASGDASRFPVFYTVIGGITASVGLELFLHPHDMIAGGVTGISRLVSLYTQEHFGLLLFVLNLPLMLLYSLSTHKPMLLRALPGLFAFSGSAIILSPFPAVSGHPVVCALGGGICIGLGAGLAARHGGLLDSLGLNESDDGRPSALFLTQRKIPLIQIVMLCNGLLLMTAGFVLGWEPALYSALSCLAAYETTRLMFTGLTRMVCVISNNQQTVEDALYRRLRIQRMSVGSPVQNLNEIKKDLVDEKTEKTIVYHVHLLDLQRFKAIIQMTDPQAEMYTLKKE from the coding sequence GTGAAGTCCGCTTCAGGAGATGCGAGCAGGTTCCCTGTCTTTTATACGGTGATTGGCGGGATTACAGCATCCGTCGGTCTGGAATTGTTTTTACATCCACATGATATGATCGCTGGAGGCGTCACAGGCATCTCCAGACTTGTGTCGCTTTATACACAGGAGCATTTTGGGTTGCTGCTATTCGTTTTGAATTTGCCCTTGATGCTGCTGTATTCACTGTCTACCCACAAGCCCATGCTGCTTCGGGCGCTCCCCGGCTTGTTCGCCTTTTCAGGCTCAGCCATTATTCTGTCGCCCTTCCCGGCAGTGAGCGGCCATCCGGTTGTATGTGCTTTGGGAGGCGGAATCTGTATCGGGCTTGGCGCAGGGCTAGCGGCCCGTCACGGTGGTCTGCTCGATTCGCTAGGGCTAAACGAATCTGACGATGGCCGCCCATCGGCTCTATTTCTAACACAACGGAAAATTCCGCTGATACAAATTGTGATGCTTTGTAATGGTTTACTGCTCATGACGGCTGGCTTCGTGCTAGGCTGGGAACCAGCTCTGTACTCGGCCTTGTCCTGCCTCGCCGCCTACGAAACGACTCGGCTGATGTTTACTGGTCTGACCCGCATGGTTTGTGTCATCAGCAACAACCAGCAGACTGTCGAGGATGCCCTGTACCGCAGGCTTCGTATACAACGTATGTCTGTGGGAAGTCCTGTTCAGAACTTGAATGAGATTAAGAAAGATCTGGTCGATGAAAAAACTGAAAAGACTATTGTCTATCATGTTCATCTTTTGGATTTGCAGCGCTTCAAGGCGATCATTCAAATGACAGACCCGCAGGCTGAGATGTATACACTAAAAAAAGAGTAA
- a CDS encoding IS3 family transposase (programmed frameshift), with translation MSRQSYTTASEKLAILEEIERGDIGFNAASRKYGVSKVTLWKWKRRYKVYGYEGLETRTYNKSYSAELKLQAVQDYLKGELSQYQIIDKYKIASRTQLSDWIKQYNRHSSLKAYTGGAKAMTKGRSTTWQERMDIVQYCLTHQRDYRKTAGQFQVSYSQVYQWVKKFENGGQDTLKDGRGRKKVPEELTEADLQKLNMKKLQYEIERLRVENAFLKKLPGSPKEAKLSQHRQVNVYLAIQALREEAAVSIQLLCEIAGIPRSSYYKWLHRKPGSHEQENEQLTHVMMSIYEKVERTFGYRQLTLHMREQTRKTINLKRVYRLMKVKGIQSVIRRKKKRYVHSTPQQVAENLLDRNFHAAAPNEKWVTDVTEFKYGNGQKAYLSAILDLYDKSIVSYVFGHSNNNPLVFQTLKRALQVAPGSKPMLHSDRGFQYTSLDFKTMLDKYRMTQSMSRVGRCIDNGPMESFWGTLKCEKYYLHTYHTFEDLKRDIEDYIHFYNYERLQAKLNGLSPMKFRSKAA, from the exons ATGTCCAGACAATCATATACTACTGCTTCGGAAAAATTAGCTATCCTTGAAGAGATCGAACGAGGTGACATCGGTTTTAATGCAGCAAGCAGAAAATACGGCGTGAGTAAAGTGACTTTATGGAAATGGAAGCGTCGTTACAAAGTGTATGGTTATGAAGGTTTAGAAACTCGTACTTATAATAAAAGTTACAGTGCTGAACTGAAGCTTCAGGCGGTGCAGGATTACCTGAAGGGAGAATTGTCTCAGTACCAGATCATCGATAAATACAAGATAGCAAGTCGAACACAACTCTCCGACTGGATTAAGCAGTATAATCGTCATAGCAGCTTAAAAGCTTATACAGGAGGAGCGAAAGCAATGACGAAGGGGCGTTCTACAACCTGGCAGGAACGGATGGATATTGTTCAGTATTGCCTTACACATCAGCGTGATTACCGTAAGACGGCGGGGCAGTTTCAGGTCTCCTACTCGCAGGTATACCAATGGGTGAAGAAGTTTGAAAATGGTGGTCAGGATACGTTAAAGGATGGCCGGGGACGAAAGAAGGTGCCGGAAGAGTTAACAGAAGCGGACCTCCAGAAGCTCAATATGAAGAAGCTGCAATATGAAATAGAACGGCTTCGGGTGGAGAATGCATTTCTAAAAAAGTTAC CAGGAAGTCCAAAGGAGGCGAAGCTAAGCCAACATCGTCAAGTGAACGTCTACCTGGCCATTCAGGCACTTCGGGAAGAAGCAGCTGTCAGCATTCAGCTTCTTTGTGAAATTGCAGGAATCCCACGGTCAAGCTATTACAAATGGCTCCATCGCAAGCCCGGTTCTCATGAGCAGGAGAATGAGCAGCTTACGCATGTTATGATGTCTATTTATGAGAAAGTGGAGCGTACCTTTGGGTATCGTCAATTAACCCTGCATATGCGGGAGCAGACGAGAAAAACCATTAACCTCAAGCGCGTGTACCGTCTGATGAAGGTGAAAGGAATCCAGTCTGTCATCCGCAGGAAGAAAAAGAGATATGTACATTCCACTCCACAACAGGTAGCTGAGAACCTGTTAGACCGTAACTTCCATGCAGCCGCACCAAATGAGAAGTGGGTAACTGATGTGACTGAATTCAAGTATGGCAATGGTCAGAAAGCGTATTTAAGCGCGATTCTCGATCTTTATGATAAGTCCATTGTCTCCTATGTATTCGGGCACTCCAATAACAATCCGCTTGTGTTCCAGACGTTAAAACGGGCCTTGCAAGTGGCCCCAGGAAGCAAACCTATGCTTCATAGCGATCGTGGTTTCCAGTATACCTCGCTGGATTTCAAAACGATGCTCGATAAGTATAGAATGACCCAGAGCATGTCCCGGGTGGGACGGTGCATTGACAATGGTCCCATGGAATCTTTCTGGGGAACCTTAAAATGCGAAAAGTATTATTTGCATACATACCACACCTTTGAGGATCTCAAAAGGGATATCGAGGACTACATCCACTTTTATAATTACGAGCGTTTACAAGCGAAACTAAACGGCCTCAGTCCAATGAAATTCAGGAGCAAGGCCGCTTAA
- a CDS encoding helix-turn-helix domain-containing protein, whose product MLKFRIKLKEVLKDRGITQKKLEELSGVPQSKISNLCNNKFQELNINNIEKIAYALHIKDISILMGFEEE is encoded by the coding sequence ATGTTAAAGTTCAGAATTAAGTTAAAAGAAGTTCTAAAAGATCGTGGAATAACACAGAAGAAATTAGAGGAACTCTCGGGAGTTCCACAATCCAAAATATCTAATTTGTGCAACAATAAATTTCAAGAATTGAATATTAACAACATTGAAAAAATTGCCTATGCATTACATATCAAAGACATTTCTATATTAATGGGATTTGAAGAAGAATAA
- the mqnC gene encoding cyclic dehypoxanthinyl futalosine synthase, producing MSVIDHILDKALRGERLNLEDTVALFESDEVEKIGHAANKVMNRMHPNPVKTFVIGRNINYTNVCDVYCRFCAFYRRPGSDEGYVLPDEVIFQKIKETQDVGGTEILMQGGVNPNLPFSYYTDLLKGIKERFPDITMHSFSPAEIHKMKEKSGLSMEETIQAIHEAGLDSLPGGGGEILDDRTRRKISRLKGSWRDWMDVMQTAHKVGMNTTATMVIGFGELMEERALHLLRVRDAQDECIENKYNSEGFLAFIPWTFQPDNTNLKKERQTPEEYLKTVAISRLVLDNIKHIQSSWVTMGPEIGKKSLYYGCDDFGSTMIEENVVSAAGATYKVNIESILQLIRETGNIPAQRNTRYDIIRTFDSASSIEHDFIMQN from the coding sequence ATGAGTGTAATCGACCATATTTTAGATAAAGCCCTGCGCGGCGAACGCCTGAATTTAGAGGATACCGTTGCTTTGTTTGAATCAGACGAGGTAGAAAAAATCGGTCATGCAGCAAATAAGGTCATGAATCGCATGCATCCTAATCCCGTTAAAACCTTCGTCATCGGACGAAATATTAACTATACGAATGTGTGCGACGTATATTGCCGTTTTTGTGCATTTTACCGCAGACCGGGTTCAGATGAAGGCTACGTTCTACCGGATGAGGTGATCTTTCAGAAGATCAAGGAAACACAGGATGTTGGAGGCACTGAAATTTTGATGCAAGGCGGTGTAAATCCGAATCTGCCGTTCAGTTACTATACAGATTTGCTGAAAGGCATCAAGGAGCGTTTTCCCGATATTACGATGCACTCCTTCTCGCCGGCTGAAATTCATAAGATGAAAGAGAAATCCGGCCTTTCCATGGAAGAAACCATTCAAGCCATTCATGAGGCCGGACTGGATTCATTGCCCGGTGGAGGCGGAGAAATTTTGGATGACCGCACTCGCCGCAAAATCAGCCGTCTCAAAGGGTCTTGGCGGGATTGGATGGACGTGATGCAAACGGCTCACAAGGTTGGTATGAACACGACGGCTACGATGGTTATCGGCTTTGGCGAGTTGATGGAGGAGCGTGCGCTGCATTTACTGCGTGTTCGTGATGCTCAGGATGAATGTATTGAAAACAAATATAATTCTGAAGGATTTTTGGCCTTTATTCCCTGGACCTTCCAGCCAGACAACACGAACCTGAAGAAGGAGCGCCAGACGCCGGAGGAATATTTGAAAACTGTTGCGATCAGTCGACTTGTACTGGATAACATCAAGCATATTCAGTCTTCGTGGGTAACCATGGGACCGGAAATCGGCAAAAAATCTCTCTACTATGGCTGTGATGATTTTGGCAGCACGATGATTGAGGAAAACGTCGTTTCCGCCGCAGGCGCAACCTATAAGGTCAACATCGAGTCCATTTTACAGTTGATCCGCGAGACTGGTAACATCCCGGCGCAGCGTAACACCCGTTATGATATCATTCGTACATTTGACAGCGCCAGCAGTATTGAACATGATTTTATTATGCAAAATTAA
- a CDS encoding aminotransferase class I/II-fold pyridoxal phosphate-dependent enzyme, which translates to MIEDAKKIEQTLDKERKFATKLLHFGSEIDSVTGASSVPIYQASTFHHHDIYNPPQHDYSRSGNPTRQALEDYIALLEGGARGFAFASGMAAISTVFMLLSAGDHVIVTEDVYGGTYRLLTTILKRMNIETTFVDMTDLNLVKEALQENTKAVYMETPSNPTLKITDVAAVASWAQDNGLLTLLDNTFMTPYYQRPIEQGVDIVLHSATKFLGGHSDVLAGLAVARTESLGRQIKQLQNGMGTVLAPQESWLLMRGMKTLEARMAHSEKSAAKLANWLNDRADIEAVYYPGLENHPGRAVHESQSSGYGAVISFDVGSGERAKEVLSRVRIPIVAVSLGAVESILSYPAMMSHAAMPHSVRLERGITDGLLRFSVGLEDIDDLISDLNEALS; encoded by the coding sequence ATGATTGAGGATGCAAAGAAAATCGAGCAAACTCTGGATAAGGAGCGAAAATTCGCTACCAAGCTGCTGCATTTTGGCTCTGAAATTGACAGTGTAACAGGTGCGTCGAGTGTCCCCATCTATCAGGCTTCTACCTTTCACCATCATGATATCTATAATCCTCCACAGCATGACTATAGCCGTTCCGGTAATCCGACACGACAAGCTTTGGAGGACTATATTGCTCTGTTAGAAGGCGGGGCCAGAGGCTTTGCCTTTGCATCGGGCATGGCGGCCATTTCCACTGTATTTATGCTTCTGTCCGCCGGAGATCATGTCATTGTTACGGAAGACGTATATGGAGGAACCTATCGACTGTTGACTACCATACTGAAACGGATGAATATTGAAACGACCTTTGTTGACATGACGGACCTCAACCTCGTAAAAGAGGCCTTGCAGGAAAATACAAAGGCTGTGTATATGGAAACCCCGTCCAATCCTACACTCAAAATTACCGATGTAGCGGCAGTAGCTTCCTGGGCACAGGACAACGGACTTTTGACGCTGCTGGATAATACGTTTATGACCCCTTATTATCAGCGTCCGATTGAGCAGGGTGTTGATATTGTCCTGCACAGTGCGACCAAGTTTCTCGGCGGACACAGCGATGTGCTGGCAGGACTTGCGGTAGCACGTACCGAATCGCTCGGGAGACAAATCAAGCAGCTCCAAAACGGGATGGGGACTGTGCTGGCCCCGCAAGAGTCATGGTTGCTCATGCGCGGCATGAAGACACTGGAAGCTCGTATGGCACATAGTGAAAAGAGTGCGGCAAAGCTTGCGAACTGGCTGAACGACCGAGCCGATATTGAGGCTGTGTACTATCCGGGGCTGGAGAATCATCCGGGGCGTGCTGTTCACGAGAGCCAATCCAGCGGATACGGTGCAGTGATATCGTTTGATGTAGGTTCTGGTGAGCGGGCAAAAGAAGTTCTCAGTCGCGTGCGTATTCCAATTGTCGCGGTGAGTCTGGGAGCTGTGGAAAGCATCCTGTCTTACCCGGCGATGATGTCACACGCGGCTATGCCGCATAGTGTGCGCCTGGAGCGAGGAATTACAGATGGACTACTTCGCTTTTCAGTAGGTCTGGAGGATATTGATGACCTGATCAGCGATCTGAACGAGGCGTTAAGCTAG